From Hippoglossus stenolepis isolate QCI-W04-F060 chromosome 6, HSTE1.2, whole genome shotgun sequence, a single genomic window includes:
- the LOC118111025 gene encoding keratin, type II cytoskeletal 8: MSNYRNSSFSVKSSSAPRNYSSSSYSGPSNVSRRSYSVKSSYGGGQNRGFGGPGITSSTAYSVSSGMGGAGMGMGYAGSMGGGGGMGMGYAGSMGGGGGMGMGFSGGMGAQAPITAVTVNRSLLTPLNLQIDPNIQVVRTQEKEQIKGLNNRFASFIDKVRFLEQQNKMLETKWNLLQGQTTTRSNIDAMFEAYIANLRRQLDSLGNDKMKLEADLHNMQGLVEDFKNKYEDEINRRTECENDFVLIKKDVDEAYMNKVELEAKLESLTDEINFLRSIYEEELHELQSQIKDTSVVVEMDNSRNLDMDSIVAEVKAQYEDIANRSRAEAETWYKSKYEEMQTSATRYGDDLRSTKTEISDLNRMIQRLTSEIDSVKGQRANLEAQIAEAEERGEIAVKDAKARIRDLEDALQRAKQDMARQIREYQDLMNVKLALDIEIATYRKLLEGEEDRLATGIQAINISQQSTSYNAFPMDNMKSSYSSGYSSGFNSGYGGGYSGGYGGGYGSSSSAGGFSGGSSGGYSTSQTKKNVVIKMIETKDGKVVSESSEVIED; the protein is encoded by the exons ATGTCCAACTACAGGAACAGTTCGTTTAGTGTGAAGTCTTCTTCTGCTCCACGGAACTACAGCAGCAGTTCCTATTCTGGACCAAGCAATGTCTCACGCAGAAGCTACAGTGTCAAGAGCTCCTATGGAGGAGGACAGAACAGGGGCTTTGGAGGACCTGGCATCACCAGCAGCACTGCCTACAGTGTGAGCTCAGGCATGGGTGGCGCAGGTATGGGAATGGGTTATGCAGGTAGCATGGGTGGCGGCGGAGGTATGGGAATGGGTTATGCAGGTAGCATGGGTGGCGGCGGAGGTATGGGAATGGGCTTTAGTGGTGGCATGGGTGCTCAGGCCCCCATCACCGCTGTGACTGTGAACAGGAGCCTGCTGACCCCCTTGAACCTCCAGATTGACCCCAACATCCAAGTCGTCCGCACCCAGGAGAAGGAGCAGATCAAGGGGCTGAACAACCGCTTTGCCTCCTTCATTGACAAG GTGCGCTTCTtggagcagcagaacaaaaTGCTGGAGACCAAGTGGAACCTGTTGCAGGGGCAGACCACCACCCGCTCCAACATCGACGCCATGTTTGAGGCCTACATCGCCAACCTGCGCAGACAGCTGGACAGCCTTGGTAACGACAAGATGAAGCTGGAGGCTGACCTGCACAACATGCAGGGCCTGGTGGAGGACTTCAAGAACAA GTATGAAGATGAGATCAACAGGCGCACAGAGTGTGAGAACGACTTTGTCCTCATCAAGAAG GATGTCGATGAGGCCTACATGAATAAGGTTGAGCTGGAGGCCAAACTCGAGAGTTTGACAGATGAGATCAACTTCCTCAGGTCGATCTATGAGGAG GAACTGCATGAGCTCCAGAGCCAGATCAAGGACACTTCAGTTGTTGTGGAGATGGACAACAGCCGTAACCTGGACATGGACTCCATTGTGGCTGAAGTCAAGGCACAGTATGAAGACATTGCCAATCGCTCCCgcgctgaagcagagacatgGTACAAGTCCAAG tatgAGGAGATGCAGACATCCGCCACCAGATATGGAGATGACCTGAGAAGTACCAAGACAGAGATCTCAGACCTTAACCGCATGATCCAGAGACTCACATCAGAGATTGATTCCGTCAAGGGACAG CGTGCCAACCTGGAGGCCCAGATCGCAGAGGCTGAGGAGCGTGGTGAAATTGCAGTGAAGGACGCCAAGGCCCGTATCAGGGACCTGGAAGATGCCCTGCAGAGAGCCAAACAGGACATGGCCCGCCAGATCCGAGAATACCAGGACCTGATGAACGTCAAGCTGGCTCTGGACATTGAGATTGCAACCTACAGGAAACTGCTcgagggagaggaagacaggcTGGCGACTGGCATCCAGGCTATCAACATCTCTCAACAGAGCA CAAGCTACAATGCTTTCCCCATGGACAACATGAAGAGCAGCTACTCCAGCGGCTACTCCAGCGGTTTTAACAGTGGATATGGCGGTGGATATAGCGGTGGATATGGCGGTGGatatggcagcagcagcagcgctggCGGCTTCAGTGGCGGCAGTTCGGGCGGCTACAGCACCTCCCAGACCAAGAAGAATGTCGTGATCAAAATGATCGAGACCAAGGATGGCAAAGTGGTGTCTGAGTCCTCCGAGGTCATTGAGGATTGA